Proteins encoded within one genomic window of Sphingosinicella ginsenosidimutans:
- a CDS encoding dihydrofolate reductase family protein: protein MRRLLVSAFISLDGVMQAPGAPEEDRSGGFAHGGWTFPLSDEAVGAAIGALFDRPFDLLLGRRTYEIFASYWPFMTHTPFGALFQNVTKYVATRADSLAIPWENSVRIEGEAAEAIARLKRQDGPDLIVQGSANLNQTLLANGLIDELTLLTYPVLLGAGKRLFAEGTRPVTLALVESTTSPSGVTISRYRPAGPVETGSFGELPELNEYERERRARFAAES from the coding sequence ATGAGGCGCCTCCTCGTTTCCGCCTTCATTAGCCTGGACGGCGTCATGCAGGCGCCCGGCGCGCCCGAGGAGGACCGGTCCGGAGGATTCGCCCATGGCGGCTGGACCTTTCCGCTGTCCGACGAAGCGGTCGGCGCGGCGATCGGGGCGCTGTTCGACCGGCCGTTCGATCTCCTGCTCGGGCGCAGGACCTACGAGATTTTCGCGTCCTACTGGCCGTTCATGACGCACACGCCGTTTGGCGCGCTCTTCCAGAATGTCACCAAATATGTCGCGACCCGCGCCGACAGCCTGGCCATCCCCTGGGAGAACAGCGTGCGGATCGAGGGCGAGGCGGCGGAGGCGATCGCGCGCCTGAAGCGCCAGGACGGTCCCGACCTGATCGTGCAGGGAAGCGCGAACCTCAACCAGACATTGCTCGCGAACGGCCTGATCGACGAGCTTACGCTGCTGACCTATCCGGTCCTGCTCGGCGCCGGCAAACGCCTGTTCGCCGAGGGCACGCGGCCGGTCACGCTCGCGCTCGTCGAAAGCACGACCTCGCCCAGCGGGGTCACGATCAGCCGCTATCGCCCCGCCGGGCCGGTCGAGACCGGCTCGTTCGGCGAGCTCCCGGAGCTGAATGAATATGAGAGGGAGCGGCGCGCGCGCTTCGCCGCTGAAAGCTGA
- a CDS encoding YMGG-like glycine zipper-containing protein, with product MLSKLALGAAAAATALVAIPTAASAQPRHRGYYGHHDGRYYARGARGYRYYPRYRGYRYPRTTVVVAPGYYGGYDPYYYGGYAYPAYPAYYRGRGYYRDDYCGDGVTGAVIGGGAGALIGREIGRDGNRYRRYGNRHSGTTGALIGGAIGALVGSSIERSDCY from the coding sequence ATGCTCAGCAAGCTTGCCCTTGGCGCCGCCGCGGCCGCGACCGCGCTCGTCGCCATCCCCACCGCCGCCAGCGCGCAACCGCGCCATCGCGGCTATTACGGCCACCATGACGGCCGCTATTATGCGCGCGGCGCGCGCGGCTATCGCTATTATCCGCGCTACCGCGGTTACCGCTATCCGCGCACGACCGTCGTCGTCGCGCCGGGCTATTATGGCGGCTACGACCCCTATTATTACGGCGGATACGCCTATCCGGCCTACCCGGCTTATTATCGCGGCCGGGGATATTATCGCGACGATTATTGCGGTGACGGCGTCACCGGCGCGGTCATCGGCGGCGGCGCAGGCGCGCTGATCGGCCGCGAGATCGGTCGCGACGGCAATCGCTATCGCCGCTACGGCAACCGCCACAGCGGCACGACCGGCGCCCTGATCGGCGGCGCGATCGGCGCGCTTGTCGGCAGCTCGATCGAACGGTCGGACTGCTACTGA